The genome window CCTAaagattagaatatattaaatatacctGATATTACTTATCACACTGAAAAAGactctaaaaataatataaaaagtaataataaaaatatattatttattccaATTCTTTCCAAGAAggtattatatttcttaaataatattaaatatataccttctataattctaaaaGTCcagtatatattaagttagtCTACTGATAATATGAAAGCATCTGAAGGTCATCTACagataaaaaatctttagtAGAAGAAAtctaaagaaattaatagaATCTTGACTAGTGATAAGAAtgaatataagtaaattttagatattttaaaattatctgATCTAAAGACTGTGCagaaaatcttttataaaaaaatattatttatttatcttgatAAAAATGATGGTAAAGCAAAGGctactactatatttaaatatagatttaaatatactagtataagATTATCTAGCCTGACAAGATAATAGTGCTTATTAGTATATCcaagaatatctttattaaaaaacaGTATGATGAGTTGAATATATCagctttataatatctaaatatatataaaaataataataacagttatttatttaataataataaaccagATATTAAACCAGATACTGAGTTTAAGAACTATAGAAAAGAgactaaaaaaataaatacttcAGATAATATCAAAGCTATATACCAGAAAGTgactttctatattttaaaactattcaaaaatataaaagacaaagtaatatataagaaattgtCAGCGGTGGCagatagaatattataatattataaaaattatccTGAACTgctattatttactaaatagtttattattagctAATTATACTTCACAGAACTtgttaaaaatataaaagctCTAGAATCAAAGATTAAAGCAGGAGATGAGAAAATATAAACtaagtattaaaaatatcagatattattaattatatatactaaaatatttaattagctggaaatatagtaattttcTAATTAGAATCTAGAATACAGCTGTGAGATCTTATACAGacttactaataattatatataaaagttaaaaatataatctagagATGAGGAGGCTCTAACAGCTCTTTAAAAACTAAATAGCTAGATAGAGAAATATAAGACTaagaatagtattataaactttattataattaatatagaaaaattatattcttcttacttaataatataaaaatagcttCCGAGTCTCAAACAagatctaaataatattaagactTGGAGAAAGGTGGATacagttaataataaaataaaaaattaatatataaaaaataattattcttatatctaagcttataatttatctagttaatataattctcagCTAAGTCCTTCTCTACTAGAGATAAGAAATAGAgataataagttaatatatagCATTCAGAAGATAGGTAATAGCtataaaattactattataaaaaataataaaatctctattagtaaattatagCCTGGGGCTAAAGTCAGACATGacagtattaataaatatataatattagaaaaatatattaagaagataaattttaaatataattctaaaaataactGAAAATACTATGTACAGACtgtttttaaataaaataaattaaaaaatattaccTGGATTAGACTCCAGAATAAAAGTAAGCTAGAATTATCTAAGCCCTATCTTATAacactaactaactattataaaatataaagaagtATTAATACAGACTATAATATTCAAGATTTTTATCAGgagtataatatactactttcTCTTTATATCAGCAAATACCTGGTAGAATTCTCTTAGTTTATAATATCATAGATAGCTGAGCTGAAATAACAGGTAGataaacttttattatagcttaataattaaataatactagataatactaGTACAGCCATATTTAAagaattctttaataatctttGAAATCAGCAATACAAAGACACAAAATTAAGTaagtagaagaaagagattaaagtattttatattaaattaaataaatttaaaatagacTGATATTCTAGCCTAAAgctaagataattatttaatatattataaagaatagtattaagttttattcatattataaATGCAAGTTATAAAGACggtaattataattttataatatatgaaTAGATTATATAGGTTCTAGTATTCAGGAActaaagaataattaaaattctcttttttttaaattatattattatatatctgcttTTTAGACAGTCAACTAACTGGAAATAATACAGACTTATCTACTGAATTAAATaagtcttatattatttactctatttatattatttattaaaagctaattttattttacttataaatcCAAGATTcttgattaattaatataattatctaataaagataaaatatcaCTGTAATAAATAACTTTGAATAAAGTATCTGATGGAGAAggctttataatatatataaaatattatatatttaatatattggGGGAAGGTCCAATGcttctaattaattaataagtctTTTAAACTGAAAAAAGATTCTAGTAATTGAACTGGTAtagtttaataaatatatataatcaagttttttttatagttCTTGTGTATAGTCTGACAGactttctaatatattaaagttataGTATAATTACAGTCCCgagagtataatatttatcttttatataatgaaCCCATACtctaaagattttattaaaaaaactttaAACTCGATATCACATGTACCTGAGgagataaagatataattataaatattaattaatctagtataaCAGGTGAAATACAgattaataaagttataaaataaacagtTATTAAGGTTTTCCGTGGTACCtgttaaatataagtaaattttatCTGTTTATACTGGTAGtgtaaaattaataaataattattaagaataaatatctaCTATACCAGTGGAATAGactttcttattaaataagtttttttattaatatttatataaagatattattatgcTGCTAGGCTTATTAAAAcagttttatataagataattttatttataactgGAAGAAAAAACTGTTTATATTCATGATACTGAAGCCATATAAgcttatttacttataattttactttcttaagaatatatacagataataaaaCTTGATTATTAgatatcttctcttcttgaatATTTGGTAGAATGGATTAGATcaaattagatataagataACTAGCctgtatttataatactattaaataattattccAGAATATAGTTTTCTTttgattaataaaattaagatttttttaatatatatagcataTCTCTAAAGAACAGAAAgcagattattaattatacttCAGATAAGAGTAcaagaaataataaacttaatatataaaataaattacatATAGAGCTAAGGTCCTGATTactataagtattatttatattctagtagaagagtataattatatcccAGAAAATAGAGCCTGCAAATTGACTTTTttagttaaataaatataattatagattaaaatattactattatatataaacagagGTTGGTATTACGAGTGGTTATAAGATACTAActttagtaaataaaatatatttatccagATCATGTACTTATTTTATCATAAgttaagtatttatttaaaataatatcaggTTGTATCAAGTAGTATTATCTagctattaattaatttatactatttttttatatttcacAATTCTTAGTGTTTTATgatgtattatatatatattaaatatttcttgaaTCTtgttaatatttatatactaacttttaattttttaattttactCGTgctaaattaataataatttatcttttcttaaattatagaataaattatagcAATACCTCTATATCTTtagatattatcttatataattattagctTACTTACTTGCAGGTCTTTCAGttctagttattaaaatCCTAATCTTGATAACTTGGGAATATTATCtgtaacttattataattttaagaataaagtctggaatataagtaaattatctattaaatcctataatattatacttgaAGGCTggcataatatataaattaattttattagtatataaccAGTTGCTGATATAAACAGATTATTATCAGGATATAAGTTCTAGAACTCAGATATCATggaatataataactatttaTTTACCGGGAAAATATACTAGTCTATTTTCATGAGTATATATGTCCTGAGTCTGAGATTTGATAGAATACTAActaaaatagataattttattaaaaatataaataaaatcctGACATGTGCATGCttttagttatttatttaaaatttattattttacttatccttttcttctctttttttttttttttttttttttttttttttacaaggaggaaaagatataaatatagtatttaaattttaacaGACTACAGGTGGAGGcagatagatattaataaagattttataataaaatatttcagatatttatagaattttataaatcttaagagagagagaatcaATATCTgcagtaagtactactatttatagtctattattattataccttACTTGAGgctactaattattattattaattaattaaattataatataataatatagaaattattttctttttatatacagtttCTATAATCTTATAGTGACAGTATTTactaaaatttaaaatatgaGGGAAGTATAGATCTAAATCTCTGAAAATATCtgattataaagaattaattatataaaaagataaataaaactcTGCTGTGTgcatataattttagaagtttagaaaataatatatagaaatcttCAGTTACGCGCCTGCTTAACTGGAAATtctgatatctatattattaataatctttaatatttttattttataataggGACCACCGCcactttataatatattaaatttcttttttattattaaatttgaTGGTTCAATATACAAGACtaacttataattttataaacagatataatttatataaaagttacTATTCCCAGTctgcttttatataatattctagagAATTAGtctctagaaaatattacaGGCAGatacttaattaaatataaggtattttttattattatatccagtaataatataagttaatatagAGTCAAGCATTTCTTAGACATTAAAATAGAGACAGAGGAAGActgaaaaaaaatatctaattttattttaagataataaatataaaactattttatCCAgtactaatactataaatcTTTCTATCTTACCTCAAGAAATTTTGTACTTCGggagaaaataaattaattattaataaactcTAAAAAAAAGTtacaaagaaaaaagctgagattatttaaaaagaaagCAGCAATCCCTGCATATAAGACATATagagatttaaattatataaattttaataataagtataaaaagtatatttatacttGATGTAATTCCCAGACAAGTCACTAACTTGAATATCTATTTAAAGAGTGGTTAGTTACATTAAAAAAGCCAGAAATGCTTGActtaaaatatactttaaaattatattttatagtaatacTGTAAAACCATTACAGGAGAATTATtactgatatatataaaataaattaaattttataagaacCTGGACAGCTTTTCAGTTGAAAGCTTGATTATATAGACTAGAAAtaactattaaatatattattcttatatgagatataaaaaattaaaattatataaagatttttaatatagttctgcagattaattatcttacTACGGGAAAGTatacagtaataataattatattagcttctattttattaagtatCATGAGTTtagtaagtataattatctattatattattaaacttatattaataaggtTACAGGTACCATTTTATATATcagattattaaattttaatagaaaaataataaattataagtagACAGCACTTGTAATAAATATcctattttttttaactatattactaataacAGGATTTAGATATactgataaatatattaaattggaaagaataaagaatttctttttataaaagtttaataattatatatactatatcagCAGAATAAATAGAGTAATTAAATAGAagtctaatataatattaaatactgctactgatataaaaatagctgttttattaatatatttttttagaaatataatattctaagattttaatattaactGATaagtaaagataaaataagtaatcagagtatataattctaggaatataaatactataatattaactagaATAGTACAGAGCCACTAGGTAtctgtaataataataacttaatataaaaataatatttaagaaagcCGGATCAGATATATtctgaaaataaataaatagaatactGAGAGAAATAGCTGggaatattaatctaagatttatcttagataatagtagatgtttatgatatattttctgatatatattaataatcttcttatttaaatattatatataatacccAAGACCTGCATGATCTAAagtcctttttttctttataaatcttattaaagaGTAAAATTAAtgataaaatcttatataagattattactTGGGTTGCTATGCTATAAATCTATGATTTTTGAGAAATCTGAGTAATTTAGTATACAGTAACTAGCACTTATCTAAGATAGTATAAGATAGACTATaagagatataattaatatttattattaattagttatcttatatatctatttactATTCTCAATACTGAGCTTACGggttatttaatataaggCCTGTAGATATAtagctagataatataagtagaatattatatctaagataaaaTTACAGTAGATGGGATAATACAagtatatagaaaatataataaattaatagaaataacTTTCCTGAGTACTTGGTTATTATGTAGAAAAGAGAAGTGTTATTtcagttttttattatataattattagtaattgatttagtatatataaattagagTAGggaagtaaataatattattttatatataattaatttaataaaaaagtaaaatactAGATTCTACTAGTAAGGGATAGTTAATTACAgctacttatataattatatattttgcgAACTTCcatactatattaaaatctagttATTCTAAAtcagtctttcttttctttttttatagaggtaatatacagtatatattctctaaatactattttaattCTGTCAGACTTTCTAGGTTCTCTGAACAGGCTGGATgccagtaataatattaattagataatatatctaagaaaagataagagttaatataattattttatttattataattaagaaactGTTTCATGTGCTTATGAgatttaagattattatttttaaaataaaataagtaatatacTGCTTTAGCCAGAGTATAtcagaaaattaaaaaattatagtaGAGTAAATCATCAGGCTTTATcaagtagtatttataatataatatctaattttcaGGCTctataaactaataataataagtgaTATAGTACTATGCAAAATCCGTAAGACTCTGTTTATAAAAgtactttttataatagttatataaatagaaccAACAGCAGTAAAAATAAtgactatattattagtagatattacttatattaaaataaatacttatactGTAAGCAagtatctataaaaatactttCTATTTACAGATTATATTcctgtattataaatacttatattataatttatatatataattttaagaaCTTCCAGAGCTGCTCTCTCTATAGAActttatagaaaattatttctagaaaGAAATTAAGTAAGTAAATTACActctagtattatttttcatatataattaaaaagtatttatttatatatagcagTCGGCTgtataactaatatttttctttatatttactgtAAGATTTAAagttcttatatataaaatctctgttttttattatatatttaatattatcttagctgtatttttttttattaataaaattctaaaGCTTGCTTAGCTTATCagtaagatattatatttattaattaaatttaataatatctagttattTCTAAAACTTGAACTCTGTCTTagcagaaaataattattaaagttataaatatctgTAAATTTCTATACTAcactagttttatatatatttataacaGCCGggaatattaagataaataactAGTCTATTTATTTCAGAGAGTGggtgtatatataatttattaaaaatattcttattaatatattctataaactTTATTCTTGCAGTTTCAGAGTAGCTTTTATCTGtataagtttaatattagtaagagataaagaatatatataaattatttactagCTTCTATCAGTGCTTATCAGCAGCAGGcatactttataatattttttatataatttatataatatctaaattctataaattctttactaaaagaatttattttataagactGACTAGTAAAATTCTTAACTGTctgcttattatataattaaaagatagaaatattttctatctttaaTCTAAGtttaagtttaataattatttttttattattattactttgtATGTTTTCAGCTGTatctataatcttattaataaatatataatttataaaaatatgatCTGCGCATgccatggaaagaaagaatattaagaaattaaaaaaaaaagaagtctctgttttatatattttatagaatccATAAATTAGAAGCtgctatttttttttcttctagtagttttttatataaatatagaaatatataaggATGAGTATCTtgatattatctatctatttaataataaatataaagtacTATTTAGGAGTCAgtctattaaataaaattctgctaaaaaagaaatattttataatatattactagaatataagttttaagattattattattactattataactGGTACTTAAGcttatcttcttctgtaataattcttaataagcTATAGATTCATGCACCTCCCCAGTTCTTACtgatataaaatagtataataataaaaaagtattAAGCTGGACTTATAATCTGTTagagtattttttatagtattttttgAAATCATAGTACCAgagatatattagaataattataagattattagataataCAGAGtctttagatattttattctcGTAAAATAGGACAGTTtctttaagattatttataatataatcttaaattattatgGATATATGATTTGGCATATTATAGTTATGATATAGATAGAATGCAgacttaaattattaataaaatttttttattattttaggtATAGGATATTTTTCTAGCTAATCTTGTATATTTTTACTCacaaattttataaattctttataaatttatatatcagGCGGATCTGAGACTTTGGAATATAGCTTAAGAAAGCTGgattttataagtaaaagatatatttagaaagaagagattttctaatttattaaaaagatttaaaattctattatattagttcTTAATCTAATCCAGTACTCTGGATTTATGTTCTgagttattataattattaaaattaatttactaATAGACTTTTgagtatatttcttttattattatacttaatagtatatatcagCGCACAGAGAGAAGAGCAAACATGTAGAGAATAGAAGATATAAATTCTAACTAGTAAAAGAGAAGAACAGATCTTATATCTAGTTAGCCTGGCTGTCCTGGTCAGTATATCCcagtagtatagtatattttagaGAGGTCAGCTTAGAATACTGACAGTACCCCTGAAGCAACCTGAACATGACTGAATGGACTAAATAAAGCAGTAACAGGCCAACCTGGAGCGCTCAGTGACCACCGACATAcaccttctgttgtatgtttttgtcttttttccTCCTTATTCTACTAGATTTAATGGCCGTActgctttctcttcatcctgtTCACTTACGGCGATTGTTCATCTGCAACAGGCACCTTCCCCTtcggggatgaagaagcagaccaCACTACATCCTTTCTGAGGATTGCATGTATTtatctcatcttcttcttcctagAGAATACTAGAGAATACAGACACATGTTTGATCCCTTGTATCTCACTAGACTGAGCATCTAACGCTTTCGAACAAAGCGAACGGTGCATCATACTCCTTCGCCTGAACGCTCACCCTCCCTGCCTGAACCCTGATAAGTCACACTCAGATACCCTACTTTTATCTTGTGAAGCTGATGTTTTCTACTACTCACTGATCTCTAGGAGtcttattagttatatttataatcctGCGACTGGATCCCCGGGAATAAGTGCGAAATCTATTAACTATTTCCGGATCACCGTCTTCAAGTTTCGGCAGAACTTTACTCGTAATGATCAACCAATCACTGTGCAACTATGGAAAATCATCTAGACGAGGATTACAGCGCAAACGGTGTAGCTAAAGCAATATTCAATTGGCTTTGAGAGCAGCTCTTGGGAATATAAATGTTGATTTCACCTCACAGCCAAAGCAGTAAAAAAACTCTCAAACTCAGTTTAAACATATGTACTTGATAGATTCCAACAGAGATATACATAACAATTTACAAAACCAACATGACCATGACGCAGACATCAACGAAGAAGGataagaggaaaaaagatcTACCCACTCATAACCCCAACCATCTGATTCACCGACGGATTCGCATAAATAAGCTTCTGATCCACCGGGGCAGCATTCGGATCCCGCTGTTTCCGAAACCTATTCACCTCCGCAATCAGCTCGATGACCTTGAGCGAATCGAGACCAAACTGGAATAGATCCGAGTCGTCGGTCCAGGCTTGCTGCTGATCTAATGTTTCTGCGAGGTGGGCGTGGATAAAGGTTTTAAGGTCGTGTTTGGGGATATGGATATTGGATTTTGTGTTAggagaggaggcggaggaggaggagggggatgtaGGAGGGGATAGAGCAGGCGCAGTCGTAGCAGAACCAGTAGTGAGACCTGTCAGAAGACGAGTGAGAACCCCCTGCATGGCTTTTTCGACGGCTGTCTCGACGGCTTtagggaggagttggtggaggACTTCTTCGATTTCGGTGGTTAGGGCTGATGCTGATTTatttgtggtggtgggggagtcgggacggagaggaggggtAGAGGGTGAGAGCGAGGGAGATGacgaagtagtagtagaagaagtaGGGACAGGGGCAGCGACATGAGGACGCATCCTATCATACAGAGCCTGCCATTCCGCAGCGTAGAGCTTGAAAACCGCATGACGCTGAACGGTATCCTTACCGGCGCGCGGAAGCGGCTTATCCGGGGAAGTGAGCATGACGAAGCCTTTCATGATGCGGCCGTGAGCGGGACATCCGCGATTCGCCTTGGTGATATACGGCCATATCTCTTGGATGTATTGTTCCTCTTCCGCGGGTGAGGCTGGATAGTCATATGGCTCGATCAACACCGAGGCCTGGAATTGGCCTTGACCGCCGATAACGGCGGACTTGACCTTGGGGCTGGCTACAATCACGCTCTCCATTGTGATGGGATTCAGCTTCTCGGCAGTGGTGAAAGCGATAATATCGTCTGTCCGCGCCCGGAATACCCAGGACTCCGGGCGATGTGGGTGTTGCGCGAAAAGGTCTCCGAAGCGGTACTCTTGCTTGTCTGGGAAGGTGTAGAAAGCACCCTGGAAGAGCTCGTGGTTGGGTTGACGGCGGAGGACGAGCTCCGATAGACCGTCACGGTTGGATTGGAATTCGTGCCCAAAGAAGGGGCTCACGGTTACGTATTCCCAGTCTGCTGGGTCGTCGTTCATCTCGAGCGGGAAGAGTAGGGTCTCGCATGTGCCCATGATGGACATGCATTTGACTTGGGTTGAGAGGGCGTCTCCGACGGCTTTGGGGAGGGAGCCGCCGACAtaggagaggaggttgaggtgcTTGATGAGGTTTTGgcgatggatggggttgttgtaAAGGTCCACGATCAGTGATGGTGCCAGTAGCGCACCGTCGAGATTGGCGGAAGTGATGACTTCGTTGGCAATGTCGGAGGTAAGTGGTCCAGGGGGCGGGAGGACAACAGTCACGCCGGAGAAGATGTTGAATGCTAGAACGAATGTCAAGCAAGCGGCATGGAACACTGGCAGGGCTAGGAAGAACCGTTTCCCTTTCAGGTAGTTCATCAGGGTGGGCTTCCCTCCAAGAGAGGGAATGAGCTGATGGGCGTCATTGCTGGCCAGGCTACCATAGGGAACGAAGACGGGCTTGGGGATACCGGTCGAGCCGGAGGTGTGTAGGATGCAGAAGGTTTTGTAGCGAGCCTCTTCCCAGGTTAGGgtgaaaggaagaggattgaCCTGGTCCAGGTCTGAGAACCAGAAATCCAGCTCAGGCATATCCACCTCCTTCATGGATCGAGCCTTCAGGATTTGATCGAGGACGGCCGGCGCCTGCTTTGGCCGCAGAGCAACCGAGCAGCCACTGCGTTCTACCAGAGACAGATGGGCATCCAGACTATTACGGTGAGAGCTGAAGAATGCCTAGGAGTTGGGAATGAGCCGTGAGCCGTAACATTGGAGGGGCTGCCGTGCACTTACTGTGTGACCAGCCTTAGCGGCggctatgatgatgagaatgtATCTGATGTCCAGAGGACCAATGTAGAGAATGGTTTGAGGATCGGTGGGCATGCCCACCCGGTCCCGTAGCCACCAGGCACACTTGTTGACAGCCTGGGCAAAGGTGGCATAAGTGATATCTTGGAAG of Aspergillus luchuensis IFO 4308 DNA, chromosome 7, nearly complete sequence contains these proteins:
- a CDS encoding putative NRPS-like protein biosynthetic cluster (COG:I;~EggNog:ENOG410PJU0;~InterPro:IPR000873,IPR009081,IPR006162,IPR036736, IPR042099,IPR020845;~PFAM:PF00501,PF00550;~SMCOG1002:AMP-dependent synthetase and ligase;~TransMembrane:1 (i232-253o);~antiSMASH:Cluster_7.4) codes for the protein MDALPPALQAPVDCGRRLLPAVLDEVAITDPERVFVSVPRNPENVSAGFQDITYATFAQAVNKCAWWLRDRVGMPTDPQTILYIGPLDIRYILIIIAAAKAGHTAFFSSHRNSLDAHLSLVERSGCSVALRPKQAPAVLDQILKARSMKEVDMPELDFWFSDLDQVNPLPFTLTWEEARYKTFCILHTSGSTGIPKPVFVPYGSLASNDAHQLIPSLGGKPTLMNYLKGKRFFLALPVFHAACLTFVLAFNIFSGVTVVLPPPGPLTSDIANEVITSANLDGALLAPSLIVDLYNNPIHRQNLIKHLNLLSYVGGSLPKAVGDALSTQVKCMSIMGTCETLLFPLEMNDDPADWEYVTVSPFFGHEFQSNRDGLSELVLRRQPNHELFQGAFYTFPDKQEYRFGDLFAQHPHRPESWVFRARTDDIIAFTTAEKLNPITMESVIVASPKVKSAVIGGQGQFQASVLIEPYDYPASPAEEEQYIQEIWPYITKANRGCPAHGRIMKGFVMLTSPDKPLPRAGKDTVQRHAVFKLYAAEWQALYDRMRPHVAAPVPTSSTTTSSSPSLSPSTPPLRPDSPTTTNKSASALTTEIEEVLHQLLPKAVETAVEKAMQGVLTRLLTGLTTGSATTAPALSPPTSPSSSSASSPNTKSNIHIPKHDLKTFIHAHLAETLDQQQAWTDDSDLFQFGLDSLKVIELIAEVNRFRKQRDPNAAPVDQKLIYANPSVNQMVGVMSG